A genomic region of Trifolium pratense cultivar HEN17-A07 linkage group LG3, ARS_RC_1.1, whole genome shotgun sequence contains the following coding sequences:
- the LOC123916013 gene encoding NAC domain-containing protein 83-like: MDKLNFIKNGVSRLPPGFRFQPTDEELVFQYLKCKIFSCPLPASIIPEVNVCKYDPWDLPGGCDEQERHFFSSKESKNRNSNRMSRTTKCGYWKATGSDKRISSSTCNGIIGLRKTLVFYEGKSPNGSRTNWILHEYRLINVESPTNSTQNYGNEIGDWVLCRLSMRKRSLEYGSTSTHNNATNNSRLMFDFMMVNNNKTCSSTSSSCSSSSNNNIEVSSNHHENGYADF, translated from the exons ATGGATAagcttaattttattaaaaatggaGTGAGTAGATTACCTCCTGGATTTCGTTTTCAACCAACAGATGAAGAACTTGTGTTTCAATATTTGAAATGTAAGATTTTCTCATGCCCTTTGCCTGCTTCCATCATTCCTGAGGTCAATGTTTGCAAATATGATCCTTGGGATTTGCCAG GAGGTTGTGATGAACAAGAGAGGCACTTTTTTAGTTCAAAAGAATCAAAGAATAGAAATAGTAATAGAATGAGTAGAACAACAAAATGTGGATATTGGAAGGCAACAGGGTCAGACAAAAGAATTTCATCTTCAACTTGCAATGGCATTATTGGGCTAAGAAAAACTCTAGTTTTTTATGAAGGAAAATCTCCAAATGGGTCTAGAACTAATTGGATCTTACATGAATATCGTCTCATCAATGTGGAAAGTCCCACCAACTCAACTCAG AACTATGGAAATGAGATAGGAGATTGGGTTTTGTGTCGGTTATCTATGAGGAAAAGAAGTTTAGAATATGGAAGCACTAGTACTCATAATAATGCTACTAATAATTCAAGATTAATGTTTGATTTTATGATGGTAAACAACAACAAGACATGTTCTTCTACTTCCTCTTCATGTTCAAGTTCTAGTAACAACAACATTGAGGTCTCTTCAAATCATCACGAAAATGGCTATGCTGATTTTTAA
- the LOC123914525 gene encoding uncharacterized protein LOC123914525, which produces MGNGSTKLYSTEGETESVSPKSPKTRPTLIGRFEEFRKRMNFESSPSKKQLLKDAEEEDRSSNVSKSSSHEINETEHHKVSVSTKEEATVPLETTEKISRVVPMKNSAREAMEEKDNINKAIEKIEAEIKTDEKIIEEIVKKLKIDDNDSDDEETAELGRYLCHGSPSFRIYCIEADRRKAEEEKEEEERKSPTIHQKSHSADSVEKIKTRNKISNEVPEIVENGSNTKRKGNMMKKFGAVRTLLKVKSCYYPMSSCTGDRSRIVHAKEAN; this is translated from the exons ATGGGGAATGGAAGTACAAAGTTATATTCAACCGAAGGAGAAACAGAATCAGTATCACCCAAATCACCCAAAACCCGACCTACACTTATTGGTCGATTCGAAGAGTTTAGAAAACGTATGAATTTTGAATCTAGCCCCTCGAAAAAACAACTATTGAAAGATGCCGAAGAAGAGGATAGAAGCAGCAATGTTTCTAAGTCTTCTTCTCATGAAATTAATGAAACCGAACACCATAAGGTTTCGGTTTCGACAAAAGAGGAAGCAACGGTGCCATTAGAAACCACAGAAAAGATTTCTAGAGTTGTTCCGATGAAAAACTCCGCACGTGAAGCTATGGAGGAGAAGGATAACATTAACAAAGCCATTGAGAAAATTGAGGCAGAGATCAAAACAGATGAGAAAATTATTGAGGAGATagttaaaaagttaaaaattgatgataatgatagtgatgatgaagaaaccGCGGAACTTGGAAGATATTTATGTCATGGATCACCGAGTTTCAGAATTTATTGCATCGAAGCCGATAGAAGAAAGGCGGAAGaggagaaggaagaagaagaacgtAAGAGTCCAACCATACACCAAAAATCGCACAGTGCCGATAgtgttgaaaaaattaaaacaaggaACAAAATCTCAAACGAG GTACCTGAAATTGTTGAAAATGGATCAAATACAAAGAGAAAAGGGAATATGATGAAGAAATTTGGAGCAGTGAGAACTCTGCTAAAGGTTAAGTCATGCTACTATCCAATGTCTTCATGTACCGGCGACAGAAGCCGTATTGTTCATGCAAAAGAAGCGAATTGA